The following coding sequences are from one Lolium rigidum isolate FL_2022 chromosome 6, APGP_CSIRO_Lrig_0.1, whole genome shotgun sequence window:
- the LOC124665049 gene encoding mediator of RNA polymerase II transcription subunit 22b-like produces the protein MSKLGGGIGGAGGTAAGPTAAAAAAAAQKQRALLQKADADVASLVDNFSALINIARVNDPPVRNSQEEFQMEMRASRMVHSADSLLKLVSELKRTAIFSGLASLSENVDRRIEVLNQQAEGTDRMLERIGQEAAASLKELEAHYYSSVVRTPL, from the exons ATGAGCAAGctgggcggcggcatcggcggcgccggcggcaccGCCGCGGGAccgacggcggcggccgcggccgccgcggcgcAGAAGCAGAGGGCGCTGCTCCAGAAGGCCGACGCCGACGTCGCCAGCCTCGTCGACAACTTCTCCGCCCTCATCAACATCGCCCGC GTCAACGACCCGCCCGTGCGCAACTCGCAGGAGGAGTTCCAGATGGAGATGCGCGCCTCCCGCATG GTACATTCAGCGGATTCTCTGTTGAAACTAGTATCCGAGCTTAAGAGGACAGCCATCTTTTCTGGGCTTGCTTCTTTGAGTGAGAATGTTGATAGAAGGATTGAGGTGCTCAATCAGCAGGCAGAGGGAACCGACAGAATGCTGGAGAGAATTGGGCAGGAGGCAGCAGCAAGCCTTAAGGAGTTGGAGGCACATTACTACTCATCTGTTGTGCGGACTCCGCTCTAA